In Synergistaceae bacterium, a single genomic region encodes these proteins:
- a CDS encoding thioredoxin family protein, translating into MNILSIVLFLLIPLFVATRRAEAETLPTLKVLSTPNCPACMQMARVLDVLNEKYAGKIQGEKVNLMEHRDLAQQYKVRYVPHLLFCDATGSVVKEKVGYIPLDEVLTTFREAGVSVD; encoded by the coding sequence ATGAATATTCTGTCGATCGTTTTATTTTTGCTGATCCCGCTTTTTGTGGCGACAAGACGCGCCGAGGCCGAGACGCTGCCAACGCTGAAGGTGCTCTCGACGCCGAACTGTCCGGCCTGTATGCAGATGGCCCGCGTTCTGGACGTCCTGAACGAAAAATACGCGGGGAAAATTCAGGGAGAAAAAGTGAACCTCATGGAGCATCGAGACCTGGCCCAGCAGTACAAGGTTCGCTATGTTCCTCACCTGCTTTTCTGCGACGCCACGGGCAGCGTCGTAAAGGAAAAAGTGGGTTACATCCCTCTCGACGAGGTGCTGACGACTTTCAGGGAGGCGGGAGTTTCCGTCGATTGA
- a CDS encoding type II toxin-antitoxin system PemK/MazF family toxin, with product MSFRQGDIVEVSFDPTRGHEPKKTRPALVVSNDTFNGATSMPVVCPITKRKTPVFPGVFFI from the coding sequence AGGGAGACATCGTTGAGGTGTCTTTCGACCCAACGCGGGGGCATGAGCCGAAAAAAACGCGTCCCGCCCTGGTCGTCAGCAATGACACTTTCAACGGAGCGACGTCAATGCCCGTTGTCTGTCCGATCACAAAACGAAAAACCCCGGTTTTTCCCGGGGTTTTCTTTATATAG